One Pelodiscus sinensis isolate JC-2024 unplaced genomic scaffold, ASM4963464v1 ctg34, whole genome shotgun sequence DNA segment encodes these proteins:
- the LOC102451723 gene encoding olfactory receptor 1f45-like — translation MDEGNWTSISEFVLLGLSEEQDLLIIVVLLVTYLVSLAGNSLLLGLVVTDPQLCSPMYFLLGHLAVVDMSFTSISLPQALVHALTQHRAISFTSCMAQLFMYFSVGNMENYLLAAMAYDRYVAVCDPLRYAAVVTRSLCLKIVAASWAVVIPHALLHTVMAANLHYCSNRLQHFFCDLPPLLLLACTQPLTIELVISTEGVLVALGPFAFILASYVRIGVAVARLRSAQGLRKALSTCGSHLTMVLLTFSIIIWLYFRPDSSDTEGHDQQVTFLDTALVPTLNPIVYSLRNRDVAAALRRAGRKVLAWGI, via the coding sequence ATGGATGAGGGCAACTGGACATCCATCTCTGAGTTTGTACTCCTGGGTCTGTCCGAAGAGCAGGACCTGCTGATCATCGTGGTGCTCCTGGTCACATATCTGGTGAGCCTGGCCggcaactccctgctgctggggctggtggtgactgacccccagctctgcagccccaTGTATTTTCTCCTCGGCCACCTGGCTGTGGTGGACATGAGCTTCACTTCGATCTCCCTGCCTCAGGCCCTGGTGCACGCTCTGACCCAGCACCGGGCCATCTCCTTCACCAGCTGCATGGCCCAGCTCTTCATGTACTTCTCTGTGGGCAACATGGAGAACTACCTGTTGGctgccatggcctacgaccgctacgtggccGTCTGCGACCCGCTGCGCTACGCCGCTGTGGTGACGCGGTCCTTGTGCCTCAAGATTGTGGCTGCTTCATGGGCCGTGGTGATTCCACATGCCCTGCTGCACACTGTCATGGCTGCCAATCTGCACTACTGCAGCAACCGCCTGCAGCATTTCTTCTGTGACCTTccgcccctcctgctcctcgcctgcacccaacccctcaCCATTGAGCTGGTGATCTCCACTGAGGGTGTCTTGGTGGCACTGGGCCCTTTTGCCTTCATCCTGGCCTCCTATGTCCGCATTGGGGTTGCTGTGGCCCGCCTGCGCTCTGCCCAAGGCCTCCGCAAGGCCCTCtccacctgcggctcccacctgaCCATGGTATTGCTCACGTTCAGCATCATAATCTGGCTCTATTTCCGCCCAGACTCCagtgacactgaggggcatgacCAGCAAGTGACCTTCTTGGACACTGCGTTGGTGCCCACCCTGAACCCCATCGTCTACAGTCTTAGAAACAGGGATGTGGCCGCAGccctgagaagggcagggaggaAGGTTCTGGCTTGGGGCATATGA